One window of the Oceanicaulis sp. genome contains the following:
- a CDS encoding low molecular weight phosphatase family protein, translating into MTAPAVIFVCGRNAVRSPMAEALYRRLVGEGARASSCGVEPAGMADGYMISVMAELGEDLSDFDCRDLADAREDPADLVVCLAADVDAEARAFAEKRGARYALWPIEDPTRADGDRFLKLAAYRAARDAIEARISALGAESA; encoded by the coding sequence GTGACCGCACCCGCCGTGATCTTCGTGTGCGGCCGCAACGCCGTGCGCTCGCCCATGGCCGAAGCGCTCTACCGGCGCCTGGTGGGCGAGGGCGCGCGGGCGAGCTCCTGCGGGGTGGAGCCCGCCGGCATGGCAGACGGCTACATGATCTCGGTCATGGCCGAGCTGGGCGAGGACCTCTCCGACTTCGACTGCCGCGATCTGGCGGACGCGCGCGAGGATCCGGCCGATCTCGTGGTCTGCCTCGCTGCAGACGTCGACGCCGAGGCGCGCGCCTTCGCTGAAAAGCGCGGCGCGCGGTACGCGCTCTGGCCGATCGAGGACCCCACGCGGGCCGACGGCGATCGCTTTCTGAAGCTCGCCGCCTACCGCGCCGCGCGCGATGCGATCGAGGCGCGGATAAGCGCGCTGGGCGCCGAATCCGCTTAG
- the infA gene encoding translation initiation factor IF-1, whose translation MAKEELLEFPGEVVELLPNATFKVKLENDHEIIAHTAGKMRKNRIRVLAGDKVLVEMTPYDLTKGRITYRFK comes from the coding sequence ATGGCGAAGGAAGAACTTCTGGAGTTTCCCGGCGAGGTCGTCGAGCTGTTGCCGAACGCGACCTTCAAGGTGAAGCTGGAAAACGATCACGAGATCATCGCGCACACCGCCGGCAAGATGCGCAAGAACCGCATCCGCGTGCTGGCCGGCGACAAGGTGCTGGTCGAGATGACGCCCTATGACCTGACCAAGGGGCGCATCACCTATCGCTTCAAGTAG
- a CDS encoding UPF0262 family protein — translation MSEHRLISVELDSETIGKADENVEHERRVAIADLLDSNEFRPAGAEAGPYALRLAIEDQKLVFDVKTEDGAPVRMFVFSLGPLRRIIKDYFLMCESYYAAVRDAPLGQIEAIDMGRRGVHNEGSVLLRERLDGKIEVDFDTARRLFTLICALHRRGA, via the coding sequence ATGAGCGAGCATCGCCTGATCTCGGTGGAGCTGGACTCCGAGACCATCGGCAAGGCTGACGAGAACGTCGAGCACGAGCGCCGCGTGGCGATCGCCGATCTTCTGGATTCAAACGAGTTCAGGCCGGCCGGCGCCGAGGCCGGACCCTATGCGCTCAGGCTCGCCATCGAGGACCAGAAGCTGGTCTTCGACGTGAAGACCGAGGACGGCGCGCCGGTACGCATGTTCGTGTTCTCGCTCGGCCCGCTCCGGCGCATCATCAAGGACTATTTCCTGATGTGCGAGAGCTATTACGCCGCCGTCCGCGACGCGCCGCTGGGCCAGATCGAGGCGATCGACATGGGCCGGCGCGGGGTCCACAACGAAGGCTCGGTGCTGCTGCGCGAGCGGCTCGACGGCAAGATCGAGGTCGATTTCGACACCGCCCGCCGCCTGTTCACCCTGATCTGCGCGCTGCACCGGAGAGGGGCGTGA